A stretch of the Leptidea sinapis chromosome 17, ilLepSina1.1, whole genome shotgun sequence genome encodes the following:
- the LOC126969229 gene encoding myrosinase 1-like isoform X1, which produces MVMDGHINAAFNLPITVAFCLTLVVVCGGYSRHGSRRLPDDLLLGAATASYQIEGAWDADGKSENIFDYAIHNQPCYAIDCSNGDVAANSYYLYKRDVEMLRELGVNFYRFSLSWTRLFPTSFTDKINKAGVEYYNNLIDELLKNNIQPVVTLFHWDMPQKLQQLGGWLNNNIVDWFGDYAEAVFVLFGDRVKYWITVNEPFQICEFGYGNAILIPALNLTGEADYICTKNLLLAHARAYHVYDELFRPKQDGIIFITISTEWFEPADNSNIEAANDANQFWWGIYAHPIFSKHGDYPRIIKERVALKSRVQGLPRSRLPELSPDEIKYIHGSSDLFGLNHYSSAIAYRNASTYYYYSSFTGPSHDADAGYMSYKPPEWKIGESDRTMYAPWGFSKILAYIRNVYNNVPVFITENGFASHGGLVDDDRVTYYRGYISAMLDAIDEGSYIIGYTAWSLMDNFEWWNGYRENYGLYEVDFNDTSRPRTPRKSAYVYKEIIRTRTLDMNYEPDMSIPLTFDLL; this is translated from the exons ATGGTAATGGATGGACATATAAATGCTGCATTTAATTTACC aaTCACAGTTGCTTTTTGTCTGACGTTAGTAGTAGTATGTGGAGGTTACTCTCGTCATGGTTCACGAAGACTACCTGATGACTTGTTACTTGGAGCTGCTACGGCATCATATCAGATTGAGGGCGCATGGGACGCTGATG GGAAATccgaaaatatttttgattatgcGATACATAATCAGCCCTGCTATGCGATTGATTGCAGTAATGGAGATGTAGCGGCTAATTCTTACTACTTATACAAAAGAGACGTTGAAATGCTGAGGGAGCTTGGTGTAAACTTCTACAGATTTTCACTCTCCTGGACTAGGCTGTTTCCCACAAGCTttactgataaaataaataaagccgGTGTAgagtattacaataatttgatTGACGAGCTCCTGAAGAATAACATACAACCTGTGGTAACTTTATTTCATTGGGACATGCCACAAAAGCTGCAGCAACTAGGAGGCTGGTTGAATAACAACATTGTTGACTGGTTTGGAGACTATGCTGAAGCTGTGTTTGTGCTTTTCGGTGATAGAGTAAAGTATTGGATAACGGTGAACGAGCCGTTCCAGATTTGTGAATTCGGTTATGGCAATGCAATTTTAATACCAGCACTAAACCTGACGGGAGAAGCAGATTACATATGTACAAAGAATTTGCTTTTGGCGCATGCCCGAGCTTATCATGTATATGACGAGCTATTTAGACCTAAGCAAGatggaataatttttataacaataagcaCTGAGTGGTTTGAACCAGCCGATAATTCGAATATCGAGGCAGCCAATGATGCCAACCAGTTCTGG TGGGGAATATATGCCCATCCTATATTTTCAAAACATGGTGATTACCCACGTATTATAAAAGAAAGGGTAGCATTGAAGAGCAGGGTACAAGGACTTCCAAGATCTAGACTGCCCGAGTTGTCGCCAGATGAGATAAAATACATTCACGGGTCGTCAGATCTTTTTGGACTAAATCACTACTCTTCAGCTATAGCTTATAGAAACGCGTCCACATATTACTATTACAGCAGTTTTACAGGACCTTCTCACGACGCAGATGCTGGATATATGAGTTATAAACCACCCGAATGGAAAATAGGAGAATCTGATAGAACTATg TATGCCCCATGGGGTTTCAGTAAAATTCTTGCATACATCAGAAATGTGTATAATAATGTACCAGTTTTTATTACTGAAAATGGATTTGCGTCGCATGGTGGGTTGGTTGATGATGACAGAGTAACTTATTACCGTGGCTATATATCAGCGATGTTGGACGCTATCGATGAGGGCTCTTATATTATTGGATATACGGCTTGGAGTCTTATGGATAACTTTGAATGGTGGAACGGATACCG GGAAAACTACGGTCTATATGAAGTAGATTTCAACGATACATCCCGTCCCCGTACTCCTCGCAAGTCAGCGTATGTCTACAAGGAGATCATCCGCACCCGCACTCTCGATATGAACTACGAACCTGACATGTCAATACCCTTAACTTTTGACCTCCTATAa
- the LOC126969229 gene encoding myrosinase 1-like isoform X2 yields MRCQNLRITVAFCLTLVVVCGGYSRHGSRRLPDDLLLGAATASYQIEGAWDADGKSENIFDYAIHNQPCYAIDCSNGDVAANSYYLYKRDVEMLRELGVNFYRFSLSWTRLFPTSFTDKINKAGVEYYNNLIDELLKNNIQPVVTLFHWDMPQKLQQLGGWLNNNIVDWFGDYAEAVFVLFGDRVKYWITVNEPFQICEFGYGNAILIPALNLTGEADYICTKNLLLAHARAYHVYDELFRPKQDGIIFITISTEWFEPADNSNIEAANDANQFWWGIYAHPIFSKHGDYPRIIKERVALKSRVQGLPRSRLPELSPDEIKYIHGSSDLFGLNHYSSAIAYRNASTYYYYSSFTGPSHDADAGYMSYKPPEWKIGESDRTMYAPWGFSKILAYIRNVYNNVPVFITENGFASHGGLVDDDRVTYYRGYISAMLDAIDEGSYIIGYTAWSLMDNFEWWNGYRENYGLYEVDFNDTSRPRTPRKSAYVYKEIIRTRTLDMNYEPDMSIPLTFDLL; encoded by the exons aaTCACAGTTGCTTTTTGTCTGACGTTAGTAGTAGTATGTGGAGGTTACTCTCGTCATGGTTCACGAAGACTACCTGATGACTTGTTACTTGGAGCTGCTACGGCATCATATCAGATTGAGGGCGCATGGGACGCTGATG GGAAATccgaaaatatttttgattatgcGATACATAATCAGCCCTGCTATGCGATTGATTGCAGTAATGGAGATGTAGCGGCTAATTCTTACTACTTATACAAAAGAGACGTTGAAATGCTGAGGGAGCTTGGTGTAAACTTCTACAGATTTTCACTCTCCTGGACTAGGCTGTTTCCCACAAGCTttactgataaaataaataaagccgGTGTAgagtattacaataatttgatTGACGAGCTCCTGAAGAATAACATACAACCTGTGGTAACTTTATTTCATTGGGACATGCCACAAAAGCTGCAGCAACTAGGAGGCTGGTTGAATAACAACATTGTTGACTGGTTTGGAGACTATGCTGAAGCTGTGTTTGTGCTTTTCGGTGATAGAGTAAAGTATTGGATAACGGTGAACGAGCCGTTCCAGATTTGTGAATTCGGTTATGGCAATGCAATTTTAATACCAGCACTAAACCTGACGGGAGAAGCAGATTACATATGTACAAAGAATTTGCTTTTGGCGCATGCCCGAGCTTATCATGTATATGACGAGCTATTTAGACCTAAGCAAGatggaataatttttataacaataagcaCTGAGTGGTTTGAACCAGCCGATAATTCGAATATCGAGGCAGCCAATGATGCCAACCAGTTCTGG TGGGGAATATATGCCCATCCTATATTTTCAAAACATGGTGATTACCCACGTATTATAAAAGAAAGGGTAGCATTGAAGAGCAGGGTACAAGGACTTCCAAGATCTAGACTGCCCGAGTTGTCGCCAGATGAGATAAAATACATTCACGGGTCGTCAGATCTTTTTGGACTAAATCACTACTCTTCAGCTATAGCTTATAGAAACGCGTCCACATATTACTATTACAGCAGTTTTACAGGACCTTCTCACGACGCAGATGCTGGATATATGAGTTATAAACCACCCGAATGGAAAATAGGAGAATCTGATAGAACTATg TATGCCCCATGGGGTTTCAGTAAAATTCTTGCATACATCAGAAATGTGTATAATAATGTACCAGTTTTTATTACTGAAAATGGATTTGCGTCGCATGGTGGGTTGGTTGATGATGACAGAGTAACTTATTACCGTGGCTATATATCAGCGATGTTGGACGCTATCGATGAGGGCTCTTATATTATTGGATATACGGCTTGGAGTCTTATGGATAACTTTGAATGGTGGAACGGATACCG GGAAAACTACGGTCTATATGAAGTAGATTTCAACGATACATCCCGTCCCCGTACTCCTCGCAAGTCAGCGTATGTCTACAAGGAGATCATCCGCACCCGCACTCTCGATATGAACTACGAACCTGACATGTCAATACCCTTAACTTTTGACCTCCTATAa